GATAACCGAGATGGGAAGAATAAACATCAAGACGAGATCTGCGACCTGCTCCAACATGTTAAAAACGATCACACACTCTCCAACGCAGGATTTAAACTGCCCAGTTTGTTTCAGATTCTCCTTCATCTGCAAACTAACAAACAGCATACAACAAATCCAACACAGTGGAATCAGGATTTTAACTCTTCTAGGAGAGACTTTGGTGGAATAATGCAAAGGGTTGCAAATAGCCACATAGCGGTCAACTGATATGAGCACCATGATTCCAACTGAGGAGCATGTGgcaatgtactgtaaaacataGTACATAGTACACATGATGTCACTGAGGTACCAACAGCCGTCTATCACCATTCCTTCAAACAGCATAATAAGGCCCACAAGCAAatcagacacagccagagacaggagcaggaagTTGGTGGAAGTGTGAAGCTGCCTGgagacaaacagaacaacatGTCTTTATCATGGTGTGCATATTTACAACCCTAACCCCGATCACGTCATTATGTTTAGCTTTAGTTTCATAAAATGTATCTACTTGAAGTGGGAGAtagagatgatgaccagcaggttgagagtCACAGtaagcagagagatgcaggacagCAGGATGTAGGTGAGCACAGAATGAGAGCGAGGACGCTTTGGTTTCCAGCACGATGTGTTGAGCTGTGGAAAACAGagcacagcctcctcctccatcatcagagagaagctgctgagctctggctgCTCTCACCAACAATCTCTGTCTTATAACCTCCGTGACTCTTGTCCATCCTATGTATTACATGATGGTTTTCCTCCTCTGATCTGTAAATGCTGATTAGTTTGCCTTCTAATAATAATCCTATGCATAAATGAGTCTTTTTACTCTAGAGGATCTTtcaatgaaaaaggaaaaacatattTCTCAGTTCTTTAGTTTATCTTTATCCTACTTGTTATTCCAGTGACAATCAACCAATATTGGATATAAGATGAACATAAGATTATGTGATGAGCAGCAAGTGACaacatataatattaaatatttattatgtaatatattgtatgtatatcaacatatactgtatagggGGTAAAGATTttgtaaataatgaaaaagtATTTGTGATATTTCCTTTAAACCGATGGTGGTTATAGATCAAACTACTCTTCTAACAgaagtaatagtagtagtagtaaaaatAAAGGCTAAAAGATGAGGAACAGCATTGGTGGAGTGGTGGAAACGATACCGGGGCCTTTAaccttatactgtatatttacatttgCCTCTCTGTGTAAATTGTAATGAGTGTCTCTATCATTAGTTgttatctatccatccattttcctaACCGCTGAAccccatatgcggggtcacgggggtgctggagcccatcccagctggccatgggcgagaggcagagtacaccctggacgggttgccagttcatcgcagggcaacacggAGACATTGGG
This genomic interval from Betta splendens chromosome 21, fBetSpl5.4, whole genome shotgun sequence contains the following:
- the LOC114847744 gene encoding trace amine-associated receptor 13c-like, with the translated sequence MMEEEAVLCFPQLNTSCWKPKRPRSHSVLTYILLSCISLLTVTLNLLVIISISHFKQLHTSTNFLLLSLAVSDLLVGLIMLFEGMVIDGCWYLSDIMCTMYYVLQYIATCSSVGIMVLISVDRYVAICNPLHYSTKVSPRRVKILIPLCWICCMLFVSLQMKENLKQTGQFKSCVGECVIVFNMLEQVADLVLMFILPISVIVVLYVRVFAVALTQARAMRTLIMVASRQHSVGVTAKRGEVKAARTLGVVVAVFLLCVCPLYCVSLAGQDTLFDVSSASFVICLAYFNSCLNPLVYALFYPWFRKSVRLIVTLQILKPGSFESNILK